Proteins co-encoded in one Christiangramia fulva genomic window:
- a CDS encoding GNAT family N-acetyltransferase, which yields MSTWKIREIEPEDNQEVKKLIQNVLVEMGAPKEGTAYEDKSLDDMTATYEGRGKVYYVVEENSKIIGGAGIAPLTGMEFEICELQKMYFLPEARGRGIGKEMIEHCQEFARKNGFQKCYIETLPSMKHARNLYKKCGFEPLPGPMGNTGHYNCTVFLLKDL from the coding sequence ATGAGTACGTGGAAAATACGTGAAATTGAACCAGAAGACAATCAGGAAGTTAAAAAATTAATTCAAAATGTGCTTGTGGAAATGGGTGCGCCAAAAGAGGGCACCGCTTATGAAGACAAATCCCTGGATGATATGACTGCCACTTATGAGGGCAGGGGAAAAGTTTATTATGTGGTTGAGGAAAATTCTAAAATAATAGGGGGTGCGGGGATCGCGCCCTTAACCGGGATGGAATTTGAAATTTGCGAATTGCAGAAGATGTATTTTCTACCCGAGGCCCGTGGCCGTGGAATCGGTAAGGAAATGATTGAACATTGCCAGGAATTTGCCCGAAAGAACGGTTTCCAGAAGTGTTATATCGAGACTTTGCCCTCGATGAAGCATGCGAGAAATCTCTACAAAAAATGCGGGTTCGAACCTTTGCCTGGCCCCATGGGAAATACCGGTCATTATAATTGTACCGTTTTTTTACTGAAAGACCTTTAG
- the ribD gene encoding bifunctional diaminohydroxyphosphoribosylaminopyrimidine deaminase/5-amino-6-(5-phosphoribosylamino)uracil reductase RibD — MNIHEKYMNRCIELAKNGLGTTYPNPLVGSVIVYDGKIIGEGWHGKAGEAHAEVNAIQSVKNEELFKKSTIYVSLEPCSHFGKTPPCSDLIIAKGFIKVVIGTMDPFAKVAGRGIKKLMDAGCEVKVGILEKECLELNKRFFTFHKKQRPYIILKWAQTSDGFIAPQKKESNRPVWITNKYSGQLGHKWRSEEAAILVGANTVKADNPKLNVRKWTGNDPVRVVIDKDLKLSADFSIFDGSVKTIVICAEKDASREKENLLFEEINFSENIADEICRILYEHDLQSVIIEGGSQTLKQFINSGLWDEARIFTGRNQFKTGIKAPEFSGNLQQEKTIETDNLKIYRND; from the coding sequence GTGAATATACACGAAAAATATATGAATCGCTGCATAGAACTGGCCAAAAACGGGCTCGGAACGACCTATCCGAATCCCCTGGTTGGGAGTGTGATCGTATATGATGGGAAGATCATTGGGGAAGGCTGGCATGGTAAGGCCGGCGAAGCTCATGCTGAAGTAAACGCCATTCAATCGGTGAAAAATGAGGAACTTTTCAAAAAGTCGACTATTTATGTGAGCCTGGAGCCCTGCAGTCATTTTGGCAAAACGCCTCCCTGCAGTGACCTGATCATTGCCAAAGGCTTTATAAAAGTAGTCATAGGTACCATGGATCCTTTCGCTAAAGTTGCCGGCCGCGGAATTAAAAAACTGATGGATGCCGGTTGCGAGGTCAAAGTGGGAATCCTGGAGAAGGAATGCCTGGAATTAAACAAGCGGTTTTTTACTTTTCATAAAAAACAAAGGCCTTATATTATTCTGAAATGGGCGCAGACTTCTGATGGATTTATTGCGCCACAAAAGAAAGAGTCGAATAGACCAGTTTGGATCACCAACAAATATTCAGGGCAGCTTGGGCACAAATGGCGCAGTGAAGAAGCGGCGATTTTAGTGGGCGCCAATACGGTAAAAGCCGACAATCCAAAGCTGAATGTTCGAAAATGGACCGGAAATGATCCCGTTCGTGTGGTGATCGATAAAGATTTGAAGCTTTCTGCCGATTTTTCAATTTTCGACGGAAGTGTAAAGACCATCGTGATCTGCGCGGAAAAAGACGCTTCGAGGGAAAAGGAAAATCTCCTTTTTGAGGAAATAAATTTTTCAGAAAATATCGCAGACGAGATCTGCAGAATATTATATGAACATGATTTGCAATCGGTGATCATCGAGGGCGGCAGCCAAACCCTTAAGCAATTTATCAACTCCGGTCTTTGGGATGAAGCCCGAATTTTTACCGGCAGAAATCAGTTTAAAACCGGCATTAAGGCTCCTGAATTTTCGGGTAATTTGCAGCAGGAAAAAACCATCGAAACCGATAATTTAAAAATTTACAGAAATGATTGA
- a CDS encoding HAD family hydrolase — protein MIDAIIFDFGDVFINLDKEATTRKLKEMDIDKLPDSITAMNRDYEQGFVTSDEIAEKYRAQFPQLEKENFMQSWNAMILEFPEYRFRFIQKLAEEKDFKLILLSNTNENHIEYIKSNVSFFNDFKQCFDGFYLSHEIGLRKPDPEIFEFLVDKHDLKPENTLFIDDTKENTETAARLGFNVWNIEPTREDVIDLFTTKKELF, from the coding sequence ATGATTGACGCGATCATATTTGACTTTGGAGATGTATTTATAAATCTTGATAAAGAGGCGACCACCCGAAAACTAAAGGAAATGGATATCGACAAATTGCCCGATTCCATCACCGCCATGAACCGCGATTATGAACAGGGATTTGTTACTTCCGATGAGATCGCTGAAAAATACCGTGCACAATTCCCGCAGCTGGAAAAAGAAAATTTCATGCAGTCGTGGAACGCCATGATCCTGGAATTTCCGGAATATCGCTTTCGCTTTATTCAGAAACTGGCCGAAGAGAAAGATTTTAAGCTTATCCTGCTTAGTAATACCAACGAAAATCACATCGAATACATCAAAAGCAACGTTTCCTTTTTTAATGATTTTAAACAATGCTTTGACGGATTTTACCTCTCGCACGAAATAGGACTTCGAAAACCCGACCCGGAAATTTTTGAATTTCTGGTTGACAAACATGATCTGAAACCGGAAAATACTTTATTTATAGACGATACCAAAGAAAATACTGAAACCGCAGCCAGGCTGGGCTTCAATGTATGGAATATCGAACCAACGCGAGAGGATGTGATCGATCTTTTCACTACTAAAAAGGAATTATTTTGA
- a CDS encoding EamA family transporter: protein MIYLLLSVLSSTIIFVVFRLYTRYGVNTLQAIIVNYFIACTVGYFGYIDNADFSKVPSESWFPGALVLGFLFITVFNLAAITTQRSGMSVVAVATKMSVAIPVACGIFLYNESTGFLKICGIILALIAVYLTSIKKKEGISIKTKNLIFPLLVFFGSGIIDTSLKYLETSYVAETDVGLFSSTIFATAGIIGTFILTGQAILGKLKITWKNILGGIALGIPNYYSIYFLVMALRSNGLESSTVFTMNHVAIVTFSTLTGILLFHEKLIRKNWIGLILAIISIILVANSAI, encoded by the coding sequence TTGATCTACCTGCTCCTGAGCGTACTGTCTTCAACCATAATTTTTGTGGTTTTCAGGCTGTACACCAGGTATGGAGTAAATACCCTACAGGCGATCATCGTCAACTATTTCATAGCCTGTACCGTTGGATATTTTGGTTATATCGATAATGCCGATTTCAGTAAAGTACCTTCGGAAAGCTGGTTTCCGGGTGCTCTTGTGCTCGGATTTTTATTCATTACCGTTTTTAATCTGGCGGCGATCACCACACAGCGAAGTGGTATGTCGGTCGTTGCCGTAGCTACAAAAATGTCGGTTGCCATTCCCGTAGCCTGCGGAATTTTCCTCTACAATGAGAGTACCGGATTTTTAAAAATTTGTGGAATCATCCTGGCTTTGATCGCAGTTTATCTTACTTCCATTAAAAAGAAGGAAGGAATAAGCATAAAAACCAAAAACCTGATTTTTCCGCTTTTGGTCTTTTTCGGAAGCGGGATCATAGATACCAGCCTGAAATATCTTGAAACGAGTTACGTGGCAGAAACTGATGTGGGCCTCTTCTCTTCTACCATTTTCGCCACTGCAGGAATTATAGGCACCTTCATCTTAACTGGCCAGGCCATTCTTGGTAAATTAAAGATCACCTGGAAAAATATTCTCGGTGGGATCGCCCTGGGAATTCCCAATTATTATTCTATCTATTTTCTGGTAATGGCATTGAGAAGCAACGGCCTCGAAAGTTCCACCGTTTTTACCATGAACCATGTGGCGATAGTAACATTTTCAACCCTGACGGGAATTCTGCTATTTCATGAAAAACTGATTCGTAAAAACTGGATAGGTTTGATTTTGGCAATTATCAGTATTATTCTGGTAGCAAACAGCGCGATATGA
- a CDS encoding IMPACT family protein yields MKDTYKTITKASEEVLFKDRNSKFFGYAFPVKNEEEIEAHLQELRSKHHKARHWCYAWQLGKEEQNFRYRANDDGEPSNSAGMPIYGQIQSFEVTNILIVVVRYFGGVKLGVGGLINAYRTAAQMALENSEIIQRTIDEVFVVKFDYPEMNKVMQVIKQNNLNVIDQILEIDCKIYISVRKNEAGEIFSKFDNTYKVEISKIED; encoded by the coding sequence ATGAAGGATACTTATAAAACCATAACCAAAGCCTCGGAAGAAGTGCTTTTCAAAGACCGGAATTCAAAGTTCTTCGGGTATGCTTTTCCTGTAAAAAATGAAGAGGAAATTGAAGCGCATTTACAGGAACTCAGGTCAAAGCATCATAAGGCGCGTCACTGGTGCTATGCGTGGCAGCTGGGAAAGGAAGAGCAGAATTTCAGGTACCGGGCAAATGATGACGGCGAGCCTTCAAATTCAGCAGGAATGCCTATTTACGGGCAAATTCAGTCTTTTGAGGTAACCAATATCCTGATCGTGGTGGTGCGTTATTTTGGAGGTGTAAAGTTAGGTGTGGGCGGACTCATAAATGCGTATCGTACCGCCGCGCAGATGGCGCTTGAAAATTCAGAGATCATCCAGAGGACGATAGACGAGGTTTTCGTTGTAAAATTTGATTATCCTGAAATGAACAAAGTGATGCAGGTAATTAAACAAAACAACCTGAACGTGATCGATCAAATACTGGAAATTGATTGTAAAATCTATATCTCAGTTAGAAAAAATGAAGCCGGGGAAATTTTTTCAAAATTTGACAACACCTATAAAGTAGAAATTTCAAAAATCGAAGATTAA
- a CDS encoding acyl-CoA thioesterase: MKSHNSFVKVRYAETDQMGVVHHGNYPQYLEIARIEWLEALGISYKSLEKEGVMLPVFELNVKYHKPVTFDEKLKIETRLRELPNVKITFDYFIFNEKGEKVTSASSILVFMDSKTRRPIRCPENILEKLKD; this comes from the coding sequence ATGAAATCTCATAATTCTTTTGTTAAAGTTCGTTATGCCGAGACCGACCAGATGGGTGTGGTGCACCATGGAAATTACCCGCAATACCTTGAAATAGCTAGGATCGAGTGGCTTGAAGCTCTCGGGATCTCCTATAAATCTTTGGAAAAGGAAGGGGTGATGTTACCGGTTTTTGAACTGAATGTAAAATACCACAAACCCGTAACTTTTGATGAAAAACTGAAGATAGAGACGCGGCTTAGGGAACTTCCAAATGTTAAAATCACTTTTGACTACTTTATCTTCAATGAAAAGGGTGAAAAAGTTACTTCGGCCAGCAGTATTTTGGTTTTTATGGATTCAAAAACGCGCAGGCCTATACGATGTCCTGAAAATATTCTGGAAAAGCTGAAGGATTAA
- the dnaA gene encoding chromosomal replication initiator protein DnaA: MSKTAQSVWNNCLSFIQDNITPQAYKTWFEPIQAVKLTDCALSIQVPSKFFYEWLEEHYVKLLKVSLTRELGEKAKLVYVIKMENTYGNKLPFTEKIPSTQRSNMASQEVDVPIKNKSPELKNPFIIPGIRNVKIESQLNPNYNFDNFLEGESNRLARSAGLAVANKPGGTSFNPLLIFGGVGLGKTHLGHAIGVEIKDKYPEKTVLYISAEKFTQQYIESVKKNNRNDFIHFYQIIDVLIVDDIQLLSGKAGTQDVFFHIFNHLHQNGKQVILTSDKAPVDMQDIEQRLLSRFKWGLSAELQHPDFETRVSIIKNKLYRDGVEMPEDIVEFLANNIKTNIRELEGAIISLIAHSSFNRKDITLDLAKKIVDNYVKNTKREVSIDYIQKVVSDYFQMDVDTLQSKTRKRHIVQARQLAMFFAKKFTKASLASIGSQIGSRDHATVLHACKTVDNLASTDKQFKKFVEDLNKKLTL, from the coding sequence ATGTCAAAAACTGCGCAATCGGTTTGGAATAATTGTCTGTCTTTCATTCAGGATAATATAACCCCCCAGGCCTACAAAACATGGTTCGAACCAATACAAGCAGTAAAACTTACAGATTGTGCATTAAGCATCCAGGTACCTTCAAAATTTTTCTATGAATGGCTGGAAGAGCATTATGTTAAACTTCTAAAGGTTTCCCTTACTCGTGAGCTTGGCGAAAAAGCCAAACTGGTTTATGTGATCAAAATGGAGAATACGTATGGGAACAAACTGCCTTTTACTGAAAAAATACCGAGTACTCAAAGATCGAATATGGCTTCGCAGGAAGTAGATGTTCCCATTAAAAATAAGAGTCCTGAGCTTAAAAATCCTTTTATCATTCCTGGAATCAGGAATGTAAAGATCGAGTCTCAGCTCAACCCCAACTATAATTTTGATAATTTTCTTGAAGGAGAATCCAACAGGCTTGCCCGCTCTGCCGGCCTGGCAGTGGCTAACAAACCTGGTGGAACCTCTTTCAATCCCCTGTTGATCTTTGGCGGTGTTGGTTTGGGAAAAACTCATCTGGGCCATGCTATTGGTGTGGAGATCAAGGACAAATATCCTGAAAAAACCGTTCTGTATATTTCTGCAGAAAAATTTACCCAGCAATACATTGAGTCGGTAAAAAAGAACAATCGCAATGATTTCATTCATTTTTACCAGATCATCGATGTTCTGATCGTGGATGACATTCAGCTGCTTTCAGGAAAGGCCGGAACCCAGGATGTATTTTTCCATATTTTCAATCACCTTCATCAAAACGGTAAACAGGTGATCCTTACCAGCGATAAGGCTCCGGTTGATATGCAGGATATTGAACAACGCCTGCTCTCCCGATTCAAATGGGGACTCTCTGCAGAACTGCAACATCCCGATTTCGAGACGAGGGTTTCCATTATCAAAAATAAACTGTATCGCGACGGCGTGGAAATGCCGGAAGATATTGTGGAATTCCTTGCCAATAATATCAAAACGAACATTCGTGAACTCGAAGGAGCTATTATTTCATTGATCGCCCATTCGTCTTTTAATCGGAAAGATATCACTCTTGACCTTGCGAAAAAGATCGTAGACAACTACGTGAAGAATACCAAGCGTGAAGTATCTATAGATTATATTCAGAAAGTGGTAAGCGATTATTTCCAGATGGATGTGGATACACTGCAGTCTAAAACACGGAAACGCCATATTGTTCAGGCGCGGCAGCTTGCCATGTTTTTTGCCAAAAAATTCACAAAAGCTTCGCTGGCAAGTATTGGTTCACAAATTGGAAGTCGTGACCATGCTACTGTTCTTCACGCCTGCAAGACTGTAGATAATCTGGCTTCTACCGATAAGCAGTTCAAAAAGTTCGTGGAAGACCTCAACAAAAAACTTACCCTCTAA
- a CDS encoding low molecular weight protein-tyrosine-phosphatase produces the protein MKTRVLMVCLGNICRSPLAEGILKSKVDRSKVYVDSAGTSNYHIGDAPDRRSVATAKRYDLDITEQRGRQFSVSDFDDFDHIFVMDNFNYRDVLELARNEEDRKKVHLILNEMFPDENVDVPDPYHGGEQGFENVYQMLDEACDKIAEKLNNGTYE, from the coding sequence ATGAAAACCAGGGTTTTGATGGTGTGTTTAGGCAATATATGCAGATCGCCCCTGGCCGAAGGTATTTTAAAGTCCAAGGTTGACCGCAGCAAGGTTTACGTAGATTCTGCCGGAACAAGCAACTACCATATTGGTGATGCTCCTGACAGAAGATCTGTCGCCACCGCGAAAAGGTATGATCTCGACATCACCGAACAACGCGGAAGACAATTTTCGGTATCAGATTTTGATGATTTCGACCATATTTTCGTGATGGACAATTTCAATTATCGCGATGTGCTTGAGCTCGCAAGGAATGAGGAAGATCGCAAAAAAGTACACCTGATCCTGAATGAAATGTTCCCCGATGAAAATGTTGATGTTCCCGACCCTTATCATGGCGGCGAGCAGGGATTTGAAAATGTTTACCAAATGCTTGACGAAGCCTGTGATAAAATTGCAGAAAAGCTGAATAACGGGACTTATGAGTGA
- a CDS encoding SAM-dependent methyltransferase codes for MSDPHQYGKLYLIPVGLGDSPDNKVFPPMNKEIIKEIDDFIVENEKSARRFIKRILPEKSQPALQLKALNKFTDPSEILNFLNPAKEGKNMGLLSEAGCPGVADPGAEIVKLAHQFGIQVVPLVGPSSILLAMMASGMNGQSFTFHGYLPIDKKERKSTILQLERISAEKNQAQLFIETPYRNMKFLQDLVQILHPATRICVACDLTLASEFIKTATASEWKNIKADLHKRPAIFIIQKDL; via the coding sequence ATGAGTGATCCCCATCAATATGGAAAACTCTATCTTATTCCCGTAGGCCTGGGAGATTCTCCTGATAATAAAGTTTTTCCACCAATGAATAAAGAAATCATCAAAGAAATAGATGATTTTATTGTGGAAAATGAAAAGTCTGCCCGGCGGTTTATCAAAAGGATCCTTCCGGAAAAATCACAGCCTGCACTTCAATTAAAAGCCTTAAATAAATTTACAGACCCCTCTGAAATTCTCAATTTTCTAAATCCTGCAAAGGAAGGCAAGAATATGGGATTACTGAGTGAAGCCGGTTGTCCGGGCGTGGCAGATCCAGGCGCCGAAATAGTTAAACTTGCCCATCAATTTGGAATTCAGGTAGTGCCTCTAGTGGGCCCTTCCTCCATCCTTTTGGCAATGATGGCCAGCGGAATGAACGGCCAGAGCTTTACCTTTCACGGGTATTTGCCCATTGATAAAAAGGAACGGAAAAGCACTATATTACAGCTTGAGAGAATTTCCGCGGAAAAAAATCAGGCGCAACTGTTTATTGAGACGCCTTACCGAAATATGAAATTTCTGCAGGATCTTGTCCAGATACTTCATCCGGCTACCCGTATCTGTGTGGCCTGTGATCTAACCTTAGCTTCAGAATTCATCAAAACGGCAACCGCTTCAGAATGGAAAAATATAAAAGCCGACCTTCATAAAAGACCGGCGATTTTTATCATTCAGAAAGATTTGTAG
- a CDS encoding peptidoglycan-binding protein LysM produces the protein MRKKIAKFSILPLAAGSIFFSFSTKDAAKINLENYSTANLDLDYTVEDLKAEIEPDFHISHAAPFLGKSYVGFKEAVAFKESQGNYKNINEYGYLGKYQFGKGTLKLLGIYDTVEFLESPALQEAAFYANASRNKWILQRDIKRFDGKTINGVKVTESGILAAAHLAGPGSVKKYLRSWGAQAFSDAFGTSIRNYMKRFQGYDVSYIKAEKNARVDFDRL, from the coding sequence ATGAGAAAGAAAATTGCAAAATTTTCAATCTTGCCACTGGCAGCAGGCTCGATATTTTTTAGTTTTTCAACTAAAGATGCTGCTAAAATAAATCTGGAAAATTATTCTACCGCTAATCTCGATCTTGATTATACGGTGGAAGATCTGAAAGCAGAGATTGAACCAGATTTTCACATTTCCCATGCCGCTCCTTTTCTGGGTAAATCGTATGTAGGTTTTAAAGAAGCCGTGGCTTTTAAAGAGTCACAGGGTAATTATAAAAACATCAACGAATACGGTTATTTAGGGAAGTACCAGTTTGGAAAAGGAACCCTGAAACTTTTAGGAATCTACGACACCGTGGAATTCCTGGAATCACCTGCTTTACAGGAAGCAGCTTTTTATGCGAATGCCAGCCGAAATAAATGGATTCTTCAAAGAGATATCAAGCGTTTCGATGGAAAAACCATAAATGGAGTTAAGGTAACCGAATCTGGTATTCTTGCCGCCGCGCACCTTGCCGGTCCTGGCAGTGTAAAGAAATATCTTAGAAGCTGGGGCGCCCAGGCTTTTAGTGATGCCTTTGGAACCAGCATCAGAAATTATATGAAGCGTTTTCAGGGCTATGATGTGTCTTATATCAAAGCAGAAAAGAACGCCCGGGTAGATTTTGACAGGCTTTAA